One stretch of Chryseobacterium sp. LJ668 DNA includes these proteins:
- a CDS encoding sodium-translocating pyrophosphatase, translating to MNLFYLVPIFGVIALLYTFLQSNWVTRQNAGNERMKVISGHIADGAMAFLKAEYKILTYFVVIVAILLAVMGTTNENSHWSISIAFVIGAVFSALAGFIGMKIATKANVRTAEAAKTSLAKALKVSFAGGSVMGMGVAGLAVLGLGSLYLIIKQIFAPDAMVDSHEMERTIEILTGFSLGAESIALFARVGGGIYTKAADVGADLVGKVEAGIPEDDPRNPATIADNVGDNVGDVAGMGADLFGSYVATVLATMVLGRETMSDDSFGGFAPILLPMLIAGTGIIFSMIGTLFVKISDNEESSTSSVQNALNLGNWGSIVITAISSYFLVNYLLPETMVLRGIEFTKMGVFGAIMVGLVVGTLMSIITEYYTAMGKRPVSSIVKQSSTGHATNIIGGLSVGMESTFLPIIVLAGGIYGSYLCAGLYGVAIAAAGMMATTAMQLAIDAFGPIADNAGGIAEMSELPKEVREKTDILDAVGNTTAATGKGFAIASAALTALALFAAFVGIAGIDGIDIYRADVLAGLFVGGMIPFIFSSLAITAVGQAAMAMVEEVRRQFREIPGILEGKAEPEYEKCVAISTDASIKKMMLPGAIAIISPLLVGFIFGPEVLGGFLAGATVCGVLMGMFQNNAGGAWDNAKKSFEKGAKINGETYYKGSEPHKASVTGDTVGDPFKDTSGPSMNILIKLMSIVSLVIAPTLAVMHKDKIDANRQAKIESLTRMAGVHSVNKTVAGTSAVVVPTEIAGQLNENGDFVYNTGSIKEIKLENGKTISLGEQSRMYTLYDNVKTNNQTVLDPNTWYTIENLYFETGSSDLKAGSETQLTNLAEILNAYPNLKIKLGGYTDNSGSEESNMKLSNLRAQTTKLKLLELGIAGERVEAEGYGSQYPVCAANDTEECMAKNRRIDVRVLSL from the coding sequence ATGAACTTATTTTATTTAGTACCTATTTTTGGTGTCATTGCATTACTCTACACATTTCTTCAAAGCAACTGGGTAACCAGGCAAAATGCAGGAAATGAACGCATGAAAGTAATCAGCGGACACATTGCCGACGGAGCTATGGCCTTCCTGAAAGCAGAATACAAAATCTTAACCTACTTTGTTGTCATTGTCGCCATTCTTCTCGCAGTAATGGGAACAACTAATGAAAATTCTCATTGGAGCATAAGTATTGCGTTCGTAATCGGAGCAGTATTTTCTGCTTTAGCGGGTTTTATCGGGATGAAAATTGCCACGAAAGCCAATGTCAGAACAGCAGAAGCCGCCAAAACTTCTTTAGCAAAAGCATTAAAAGTCTCTTTTGCCGGAGGTTCTGTAATGGGAATGGGTGTTGCCGGTCTTGCTGTTTTAGGATTGGGATCACTTTATTTAATTATTAAGCAAATCTTCGCTCCGGACGCAATGGTTGATTCTCACGAAATGGAGAGAACTATAGAAATTCTTACCGGATTTTCTCTTGGTGCAGAATCAATTGCTTTATTTGCAAGAGTTGGCGGTGGTATTTACACCAAAGCGGCAGATGTAGGAGCAGATTTAGTAGGAAAAGTTGAAGCGGGAATTCCTGAAGATGATCCTCGAAACCCTGCAACAATTGCAGATAATGTGGGTGATAACGTAGGTGACGTTGCCGGGATGGGCGCCGATTTATTCGGCTCTTACGTTGCAACGGTTTTAGCAACAATGGTCTTGGGAAGAGAAACCATGTCAGATGATTCTTTCGGAGGTTTTGCACCGATACTTTTACCTATGCTGATTGCAGGAACAGGAATTATCTTTTCAATGATAGGAACTTTATTCGTAAAAATAAGTGATAACGAAGAATCTTCAACATCTAGTGTTCAGAACGCTCTGAATCTGGGGAATTGGGGAAGTATCGTAATTACGGCTATATCTTCGTATTTTCTTGTCAATTATCTATTACCGGAAACTATGGTTTTACGAGGAATTGAATTTACCAAAATGGGAGTTTTTGGAGCTATCATGGTGGGTTTAGTTGTAGGAACTTTAATGAGTATCATTACAGAATACTATACTGCAATGGGAAAAAGACCGGTTTCAAGTATCGTGAAACAATCTTCAACAGGGCACGCAACTAATATCATCGGCGGACTTTCTGTAGGGATGGAATCTACATTTTTACCGATCATCGTTTTGGCAGGCGGAATTTATGGTTCCTATCTGTGTGCCGGATTGTATGGAGTTGCTATCGCAGCTGCAGGAATGATGGCTACTACTGCAATGCAATTGGCAATCGATGCGTTCGGGCCTATTGCAGACAATGCCGGAGGAATTGCAGAAATGAGTGAACTTCCAAAAGAAGTTCGAGAAAAAACAGATATTTTAGATGCTGTAGGAAATACAACTGCGGCAACAGGAAAAGGGTTTGCCATTGCTTCGGCGGCTTTGACGGCTCTGGCATTGTTTGCAGCCTTCGTAGGAATTGCTGGGATAGATGGAATAGATATTTACAGGGCGGATGTTCTTGCAGGATTATTTGTCGGTGGGATGATTCCGTTTATCTTTTCGTCATTAGCGATTACCGCGGTCGGACAGGCTGCTATGGCAATGGTAGAGGAAGTAAGAAGACAATTCAGAGAAATTCCCGGGATTTTGGAAGGAAAAGCAGAACCTGAATACGAAAAATGTGTCGCCATCTCTACCGACGCATCTATCAAAAAAATGATGCTTCCGGGTGCGATTGCCATTATTTCTCCGCTTTTAGTTGGATTTATTTTCGGACCAGAAGTTTTAGGAGGATTTTTAGCCGGTGCCACAGTTTGCGGTGTTTTGATGGGAATGTTCCAGAATAATGCAGGCGGAGCTTGGGATAATGCTAAAAAATCTTTTGAAAAAGGAGCAAAAATCAATGGTGAGACCTATTACAAAGGTTCAGAGCCTCACAAAGCTTCTGTAACAGGAGATACAGTTGGAGATCCTTTCAAAGATACTTCAGGACCGTCAATGAATATTTTAATTAAATTAATGTCTATCGTTTCACTGGTGATTGCACCGACTTTGGCGGTAATGCATAAAGATAAAATTGATGCCAACAGACAGGCGAAAATTGAAAGTCTTACAAGAATGGCAGGAGTTCATTCAGTCAATAAAACTGTGGCCGGTACAAGTGCAGTGGTGGTTCCAACGGAAATTGCTGGTCAACTGAATGAAAACGGAGACTTTGTATATAATACAGGAAGCATTAAAGAAATCAAACTGGAAAACGGAAAAACAATTTCCTTAGGAGAACAAAGTCGCATGTATACACTGTATGATAACGTTAAAACGAATAATCAGACTGTTTTAGATCCAAATACATGGTACACGATCGAAAACCTCTATTTTGAAACCGGTTCGAGTGATCTTAAAGCGGGTTCAGAAACGCAGCTGACCAATCTTGCAGAAATTTTAAATGCCTATCCGAATTTAAAAATTAAACTTGGTGGTTACACAGATAACTCAGGAAGTGAAGAATCAAATATGAAATTGTCTAA
- a CDS encoding inorganic pyrophosphatase, whose amino-acid sequence MIPNFKAHPWHGISAGEDAPNIVNVFVEIVPSDTIKYEIDKATGYLKVDRPQKFSNIIPALYGFVPRTYCNDEVMKLAVESGADDVTMGDHDPLDICVLSSHNIHSGGLLMEAIPIGGFKMIDDGEADDKIVAVMVSDHAFGHFRDIAELPEAEVRRLMHYFLTYKNLPDEPAKCRIQEVYGADHARKVIIASQNDYASKFGG is encoded by the coding sequence ATGATTCCAAATTTTAAAGCACATCCGTGGCACGGGATTTCTGCAGGTGAAGATGCGCCAAATATTGTTAATGTTTTCGTGGAAATTGTTCCTTCCGATACTATCAAATATGAAATAGATAAAGCTACAGGATATCTGAAGGTTGACAGACCTCAGAAATTCTCAAACATTATTCCTGCGTTATATGGTTTCGTTCCGAGAACATACTGTAATGACGAAGTAATGAAATTAGCTGTAGAAAGCGGAGCTGACGACGTTACAATGGGAGATCATGACCCTTTAGATATATGTGTTTTAAGTTCTCACAATATTCACTCCGGTGGTTTGCTGATGGAAGCCATTCCAATTGGTGGTTTCAAAATGATTGATGATGGTGAAGCTGATGATAAGATCGTTGCGGTAATGGTAAGTGACCACGCTTTTGGACATTTCAGAGATATTGCCGAGCTTCCGGAAGCTGAAGTGAGAAGATTGATGCATTATTTTTTAACGTATAAAAATCTTCCGGATGAGCCTGCAAAATGCAGAATCCAGGAAGTTTACGGAGCTGATCACGCTAGAAAGGTAATTATCGCTTCGCAAAATGATTATGCAAGTAAATTCGGAGGATAA
- a CDS encoding DUF7935 family protein: MTDFSDYLPYAFALIVAIPFLVLLRQFVYTYINLKNQEIKLLSLKSNSENKTHSYERMTLFLERVKPSNLIQKFDKDLAAHEFVFLTERTINEEFDYNSSQQLYLTKNAWQNIVDSKNAVISLLHKTYESLNNNPNLDEFKTVFIMNYMNGDDYIGTTIEDLRREILIIA, translated from the coding sequence ATGACAGATTTTTCAGACTATTTACCGTATGCTTTTGCATTAATTGTGGCGATTCCTTTTTTGGTTTTGTTGAGACAGTTTGTCTATACCTACATCAACCTGAAGAATCAGGAAATCAAGCTACTTTCATTAAAGTCAAATTCCGAAAATAAAACTCATTCCTATGAAAGAATGACGCTGTTCTTAGAGCGTGTGAAACCTTCAAATCTTATTCAGAAATTTGATAAAGACCTTGCCGCTCACGAATTTGTATTTTTAACAGAACGTACAATCAATGAAGAATTTGATTATAACTCCTCGCAGCAGCTGTATTTAACAAAAAATGCATGGCAAAATATTGTTGATTCTAAAAATGCTGTTATCAGTCTTCTCCATAAAACTTATGAAAGCCTGAATAATAATCCTAATCTCGATGAGTTTAAAACCGTTTTTATTATGAATTATATGAATGGTGACGATTATATCGGTACAACTATTGAAGATCTGCGTAGAGAAATTTTAATAATTGCTTAA
- a CDS encoding FkbM family methyltransferase: MSIKNYFSKLIFTAKISNSPKSWISFIINSKRYSSKFKKGNLNLKNNETFVYHNKISREKFDLYLRTFKGDIDIFYEVFWKKTYFDHLKFLKDDLKIIVDLGAHIGMTSIYLSLRFPEAKIYAVEASLDNFELLLKNTSSFKNIVCINAAAYFEDGFVNFSNDDLSYNQRISETGVSTKAISIGSLKENFGLTNIDLMKIDIEGGEIDLLSKNNSWLSSVNSIIIEIHHPYSLADLQNDVQPYGFIITHNEDSVLSAIKN; this comes from the coding sequence ATGTCTATCAAAAATTATTTCTCAAAATTGATTTTTACAGCCAAAATCAGCAATAGCCCAAAATCATGGATTTCATTCATCATAAATTCAAAAAGATACAGCTCGAAATTTAAAAAGGGCAATCTGAATTTAAAAAATAATGAGACTTTTGTATATCATAATAAAATTAGTAGGGAAAAATTTGATTTGTATCTCCGGACTTTTAAAGGTGATATTGATATTTTTTACGAAGTTTTTTGGAAGAAAACCTATTTTGATCATCTTAAATTTCTAAAAGATGACCTGAAAATAATCGTTGATTTGGGTGCCCACATTGGTATGACTTCTATTTATCTGTCTTTGAGATTTCCTGAGGCGAAAATATATGCAGTTGAAGCTTCTTTAGATAACTTTGAGCTTCTTTTGAAAAATACCAGTTCATTTAAGAACATAGTTTGTATAAACGCAGCGGCATACTTTGAGGATGGATTCGTTAATTTCAGCAACGATGATCTCTCATATAATCAGAGAATTTCAGAAACCGGCGTTTCTACAAAAGCTATTTCTATAGGAAGTTTAAAAGAAAACTTTGGTCTCACAAATATTGATCTGATGAAAATTGATATTGAGGGCGGAGAAATTGATTTATTATCTAAAAACAATTCGTGGCTTTCATCTGTTAATAGTATTATCATCGAAATTCATCATCCTTACTCATTAGCAGACTTACAAAATGACGTGCAACCATATGGATTTATAATCACGCACAATGAAGATTCTGTTTTGTCAGCGATAAAAAATTAA
- the radC gene encoding RadC family protein yields the protein MSIKFLAEDDRPREKFLLKGKNSLSDSELLAIIMGSGSRDETAVELGRKILNSVNNSWHQLSLLTIKDLTKFKGVGEVKAISIATALEIGRRRASQEIPEKPQIAGSNDAYQILKLHLADLRTEEFWAIYLNQSNKVIHIAQLTQGGINQSIVDIRIVFKTALEHFATGFIISHNHPSGNLKPSPEDIKITKQIKEAGNMMNIQLLDHLIITQNSYLSFADENIL from the coding sequence ATGTCCATAAAATTTCTTGCTGAAGACGACAGGCCCAGAGAAAAGTTTTTACTGAAAGGTAAAAATTCACTTTCTGATTCTGAACTTCTGGCAATCATTATGGGAAGCGGAAGCAGAGACGAAACAGCTGTAGAATTGGGCAGGAAAATTCTGAATTCTGTAAACAACAGTTGGCATCAGTTGAGTTTACTGACGATCAAAGATTTAACGAAATTTAAAGGAGTTGGTGAGGTAAAAGCCATTTCAATTGCAACTGCTTTGGAAATCGGACGCAGAAGGGCATCTCAGGAAATTCCTGAAAAACCGCAGATTGCAGGAAGTAATGACGCATACCAAATTCTGAAGCTTCATTTAGCAGACCTAAGGACAGAAGAATTTTGGGCAATTTATTTGAATCAAAGCAATAAAGTTATTCACATTGCGCAGCTTACTCAGGGCGGCATCAACCAATCAATTGTGGATATCCGCATTGTTTTTAAAACAGCTTTAGAACATTTTGCAACAGGATTCATTATTTCGCACAATCATCCATCAGGAAATCTAAAGCCAAGTCCTGAAGATATCAAAATTACAAAACAGATAAAAGAAGCAGGAAACATGATGAATATTCAGCTTCTGGATCATCTTATCATTACACAGAATTCATACCTGAGCTTCGCAGACGAAAACATATTATGA
- a CDS encoding murein L,D-transpeptidase catalytic domain family protein, with protein MKQFIFLFLFIISCSKTQSQQSQSVLPVSRILEIKDFVKSKNYNQDIAVFINFKIHSGKYRYFVYDLKHDKILQKAIVSHGSGSVIPKSDALKFSNVEGSFQSSLGKYEIREKYIGKFGKSYRLQGVDFTNSNAMQRAIVLHSYDCIPNQESENLACLSLGCPMLSKTALNQTAKYIDQSKKPIILYAFY; from the coding sequence ATGAAACAATTTATTTTTCTATTTCTTTTTATTATTTCCTGTTCCAAAACCCAATCCCAGCAGAGCCAGTCGGTTTTGCCGGTATCTAGAATTTTGGAGATCAAAGATTTTGTGAAAAGTAAAAACTACAATCAGGATATTGCTGTTTTCATTAATTTTAAAATACATTCGGGTAAATATAGATATTTCGTTTACGATCTGAAACACGATAAGATTTTGCAAAAAGCAATTGTCTCCCACGGTTCAGGATCTGTGATTCCGAAATCAGATGCATTGAAATTTTCTAATGTTGAAGGTTCTTTTCAATCTTCTTTAGGAAAATATGAAATTCGTGAAAAATATATAGGCAAATTCGGTAAATCTTACCGGCTGCAAGGTGTCGATTTTACCAACAGCAATGCAATGCAGCGTGCAATTGTTCTTCACTCTTACGATTGCATACCAAATCAGGAATCAGAAAATCTTGCTTGCTTGAGTTTGGGCTGCCCGATGTTGTCAAAAACTGCATTGAATCAGACTGCAAAATATATTGATCAATCGAAGAAACCAATTATTTTGTATGCGTTTTACTAA
- a CDS encoding ABC transporter ATP-binding protein — MIRASNIHKSYGNLEVLKGVDLHIKTGEVVSIVGESGAGKSTLLQILGTLDSPTNPNHYHTEITLNGESFINMNDKQISKFRNQNIGFVFQFHQLLPEFTALENVLIPTKIAGANEKEAIEKAYDLFEDLKIAQRLHHKPNQLSGGEAQRVAVARALINSPKIIYADEPTGNLDSKNADDLHRLFFDLRDKYNQTFVIVTHNPNLAEITDRKLVMRDGMIIE, encoded by the coding sequence ATGATTAGAGCAAGTAATATCCATAAATCTTATGGAAACCTGGAAGTTTTAAAAGGGGTTGACCTTCACATCAAAACGGGTGAAGTCGTTTCGATTGTCGGTGAATCGGGAGCGGGAAAGTCTACACTTTTGCAGATTTTAGGAACATTAGACAGCCCTACAAACCCTAATCATTATCATACAGAAATTACTTTGAATGGTGAATCTTTTATCAATATGAATGATAAACAGATTTCAAAATTCAGAAATCAGAACATAGGTTTCGTATTCCAGTTCCATCAGCTTCTTCCTGAATTTACCGCATTGGAAAATGTTTTGATTCCTACCAAAATTGCTGGTGCCAATGAAAAAGAAGCTATCGAAAAGGCATACGATTTGTTTGAAGACTTAAAAATTGCTCAGAGATTACACCACAAGCCCAATCAGCTGTCTGGTGGTGAGGCTCAGAGAGTTGCGGTTGCGAGAGCATTGATCAACTCTCCGAAAATCATTTATGCAGATGAGCCAACCGGAAACTTAGATTCTAAAAATGCCGATGACCTTCATCGATTATTTTTTGACTTGAGAGATAAGTACAATCAAACTTTCGTTATCGTAACCCACAATCCCAATTTAGCAGAAATTACAGACCGAAAGCTCGTTATGAGAGATGGGATGATTATAGAATAA
- a CDS encoding sensor histidine kinase, with amino-acid sequence MKKRSIFSRFNNWFIFSLMTLVVVAIVIASTLVVNYLKKEEVKRVDILVKAIKFQQDVTPSLEVQELLLAIYSSNTTIPVIILDKNDQIIEYKHLAKEVGDDSTEIIALAKKMGKKYPAIEIKVQGGNDQFVYYDNSRMLNNLQYFPILLGSFILCYFLFSFWFLRTVKKTDEGYLWAGLAKETAHQIGTPLSSMMGWMEIMKLENPESDGVNEIEKDIERLRTISERFSKIGSVPELNDKNFNETIHENYDYLKTRISKKIDFTLLLPTYTILVPHNKILMSWVIENLVKNAVDAMKGQGVLQMSVFERNKNILVEVKDSGSGMTKYQAQNAFKPGYSTKKRGWGLGLSLAKRVVQEYHNGDIRISQTEVGKGTTFRIVIKKA; translated from the coding sequence TTGAAAAAAAGATCCATATTTTCCAGATTCAATAACTGGTTTATTTTTTCTCTGATGACTTTGGTTGTTGTAGCGATCGTTATTGCTTCAACATTGGTTGTTAATTATTTAAAAAAAGAAGAAGTTAAGAGAGTTGATATTTTGGTTAAAGCTATAAAATTTCAACAGGATGTGACCCCAAGTTTAGAAGTTCAGGAACTTCTTCTTGCTATCTACAGCTCAAACACAACAATTCCTGTAATCATTTTAGATAAAAATGATCAGATCATAGAATATAAACATTTAGCAAAAGAAGTTGGCGATGATTCCACAGAAATAATTGCTTTAGCAAAAAAAATGGGGAAAAAATACCCTGCGATAGAAATAAAAGTTCAAGGTGGGAATGATCAGTTTGTGTATTATGACAATTCAAGAATGCTGAATAATCTTCAGTATTTTCCCATTCTGCTTGGATCTTTTATACTTTGCTATTTCTTGTTTTCATTCTGGTTTTTAAGAACTGTCAAAAAAACCGACGAAGGTTATCTCTGGGCCGGTTTGGCGAAAGAAACCGCACACCAGATCGGCACTCCATTATCGTCAATGATGGGCTGGATGGAAATTATGAAACTTGAGAACCCAGAATCAGACGGAGTGAACGAAATAGAAAAAGACATTGAAAGACTGCGTACCATCTCAGAAAGATTTTCTAAAATCGGTTCGGTTCCCGAGCTGAATGACAAGAATTTTAATGAAACCATTCATGAAAATTATGACTATCTGAAAACTAGAATTTCAAAAAAGATTGACTTTACACTCTTGCTTCCTACCTATACGATTCTCGTTCCGCACAACAAAATTCTGATGAGCTGGGTGATCGAAAATCTAGTAAAAAATGCCGTTGATGCTATGAAAGGACAGGGAGTTTTGCAGATGTCAGTTTTTGAACGCAACAAAAATATTTTAGTCGAAGTAAAAGACAGTGGCAGCGGAATGACAAAATATCAGGCGCAAAATGCTTTCAAACCCGGCTATTCTACCAAAAAACGAGGTTGGGGATTAGGATTGTCCTTGGCAAAAAGAGTAGTGCAGGAATATCATAATGGTGACATTAGAATTTCACAAACCGAAGTGGGAAAAGGAACTACTTTTAGAATTGTTATTAAAAAAGCATAA
- the dacB gene encoding D-alanyl-D-alanine carboxypeptidase/D-alanyl-D-alanine endopeptidase produces MKKTFVLFAFSTQVIFAQNVSQKLDDATKNLMNSPMAVSSSLSLYVADESGNLVYDYQGNKGLSTASTQKIFTAAAALETLGKNYTYKTTSAYSGTISGGILNGNLFITSNGDPTLGSWRYEGYKPENFKQKLLDAIKKAGITKISGDLIIDDSYFDHQTIPGGWPWDDLGNYYGAGVWGVNWRENQFDININGTEFKSFSYPLANIKWLNDLKAAGTSDQSLIFTAPHSEVALINGNLPAGKVTTVSGSVPNPPLQLGVEVQGWLKDSGIDFSGKVMTNSQMEIEGKKPLEFPKGNIILTYQSPTLDKIIYWFLRKSVNVYGENLIKTLGKEKKGNPSFKSGIAFLKEFWKSKGINPNMINFADGSGLSPQNYVSAKAEVQALLYAKKQAWFESYYEGFPTQDNGMKMKSGTMRDTKSYAGYHTSKDGKKYVYSIIINNYEGSGSTELQKILNILK; encoded by the coding sequence ATGAAAAAAACGTTTGTCTTATTTGCATTTTCAACACAGGTTATTTTTGCTCAGAACGTCAGTCAAAAACTTGATGATGCTACAAAAAATCTAATGAATTCTCCAATGGCAGTTTCATCCAGTTTATCACTGTATGTTGCTGATGAAAGCGGGAACTTAGTTTACGACTATCAGGGAAATAAAGGGCTCTCAACCGCTTCGACGCAGAAAATTTTCACAGCTGCTGCAGCTTTAGAAACTTTAGGTAAAAATTATACTTACAAAACTACTTCAGCATATTCAGGAACAATTTCAGGAGGAATTTTAAATGGAAATCTTTTTATCACATCCAACGGAGATCCTACTTTAGGAAGTTGGCGTTATGAAGGTTACAAACCCGAAAATTTTAAACAAAAGTTATTGGATGCCATCAAAAAAGCTGGGATTACAAAGATTTCCGGTGATTTGATCATTGATGATTCATATTTTGATCATCAGACGATTCCCGGAGGATGGCCTTGGGATGATTTGGGCAATTATTACGGAGCGGGAGTCTGGGGAGTCAATTGGCGCGAAAATCAGTTTGATATCAATATCAACGGAACAGAATTTAAGAGTTTTTCTTATCCTTTGGCGAACATAAAATGGCTGAATGATCTGAAAGCAGCAGGAACTTCAGATCAAAGTCTGATTTTTACCGCCCCACATTCTGAGGTGGCTCTAATTAACGGAAATCTACCAGCTGGAAAAGTGACGACTGTTTCAGGCTCGGTTCCTAATCCTCCTTTGCAGTTAGGAGTTGAAGTTCAGGGCTGGCTAAAAGATTCAGGAATTGATTTTTCCGGAAAAGTAATGACGAATTCTCAGATGGAGATTGAAGGCAAAAAACCTTTGGAATTTCCTAAAGGCAATATCATCCTCACTTATCAATCGCCGACTTTAGATAAGATCATTTATTGGTTTTTAAGAAAAAGCGTAAATGTATATGGTGAAAATTTAATTAAAACTTTAGGGAAGGAGAAAAAAGGAAACCCAAGTTTCAAAAGCGGTATTGCTTTTCTTAAAGAATTTTGGAAGTCGAAAGGCATCAACCCCAATATGATTAATTTCGCTGACGGAAGCGGACTTTCGCCTCAAAATTATGTTTCGGCAAAAGCAGAAGTTCAGGCCCTGCTTTATGCTAAAAAACAAGCTTGGTTTGAATCTTATTATGAAGGTTTTCCAACCCAGGATAACGGAATGAAGATGAAAAGCGGAACAATGAGAGATACAAAATCTTATGCAGGTTATCACACCTCAAAAGATGGTAAAAAGTATGTTTATTCGATCATTATCAATAATTATGAAGGAAGCGGCAGTACAGAACTGCAGAAAATTCTGAATATTTTAAAATAA
- the pepE gene encoding dipeptidase PepE, whose product MNIILASTSTLFGGAYLEYLKEELIELYTGIDEIIFIPFARPGGISHDDYTEKVRVFFETININVKGLHSFKDKTEALNNAKGYFTGGGNTFLLVKTLHEANLMMVLKENVENGKPYLGCSAGSNIGGKNMKTTNDMPIVYPPSFECMGLVPFNINPHYLDPNPELKHNGETRETRIKEFLTQNDVKVVGLREGNWIRRTGDTIIVEGTELTRIFEKGKEPYEIESGASL is encoded by the coding sequence ATGAACATTATACTGGCTTCAACTTCCACACTTTTCGGTGGAGCTTATTTGGAATATTTAAAAGAAGAATTAATAGAATTATATACGGGAATTGACGAAATTATCTTTATCCCGTTCGCAAGACCCGGCGGAATTTCCCATGATGATTATACTGAGAAAGTACGTGTTTTTTTTGAAACCATCAATATCAACGTGAAAGGTTTGCACAGCTTTAAAGATAAAACTGAAGCACTGAACAATGCAAAAGGTTACTTTACAGGCGGTGGTAACACTTTTTTGTTGGTTAAAACTCTACACGAAGCAAATCTGATGATGGTATTAAAAGAAAATGTAGAAAATGGTAAACCTTATCTCGGATGTAGCGCGGGAAGCAATATCGGCGGCAAAAACATGAAAACAACCAATGATATGCCTATTGTTTATCCTCCGAGTTTTGAATGTATGGGGTTGGTTCCTTTCAATATCAATCCTCATTATCTGGATCCAAATCCAGAATTAAAACATAATGGCGAAACAAGAGAAACGAGAATTAAAGAATTTCTAACTCAAAATGATGTAAAAGTTGTTGGCTTAAGAGAAGGAAACTGGATCAGGAGAACCGGAGATACAATTATTGTTGAAGGCACCGAATTAACCAGAATTTTTGAAAAAGGAAAAGAACCTTATGAGATAGAATCAGGAGCATCTCTATGA
- a CDS encoding YdeI/OmpD-associated family protein: MENSKFTAKLEIIGINPFVFIPDEILNKIFKQSGKNKSPIPVKGFVNGQEFRQNLMKYLGEWRLYINLKMLKNSPKRIGELIEVSIVFDNTERCLTIHPDLDKAIKESAVALKNFENLIPSRKSELIRYIDHLKTEAAIKKNIEKIISHLEGKTDFFGKTINN, encoded by the coding sequence ATGGAAAACAGTAAGTTTACAGCAAAGCTGGAGATTATCGGCATCAATCCTTTTGTTTTTATACCTGATGAGATTTTAAATAAAATTTTTAAACAATCGGGTAAGAATAAAAGCCCGATTCCTGTGAAGGGATTTGTAAATGGTCAGGAATTCAGACAGAATTTAATGAAATACCTTGGCGAATGGAGGTTGTATATTAATTTAAAAATGTTAAAGAATTCACCTAAAAGAATTGGTGAGTTGATTGAGGTTTCAATAGTATTCGATAATACAGAAAGATGTCTTACCATTCATCCGGATTTAGATAAAGCAATAAAAGAAAGTGCGGTGGCGTTAAAGAATTTTGAAAATCTGATTCCTTCAAGAAAAAGCGAGCTTATCAGATATATTGATCATCTTAAAACTGAAGCTGCGATCAAAAAAAATATAGAAAAAATCATCAGTCATCTGGAAGGCAAGACAGATTTTTTCGGAAAGACAATTAATAATTAG